A region of Salmo salar chromosome ssa17, Ssal_v3.1, whole genome shotgun sequence DNA encodes the following proteins:
- the LOC106574982 gene encoding zinc finger protein 271-like, giving the protein MASVKLEDCSQTLELNVNIKDEEEEEKIGKSLSHGRLRLSLRPVTSTVRTNPACLSPSTRSPNLQSLGPDCESGAQFALHDPEMASVKLEDCSQTLELNVNIKDEEVEEKIGKSVSHGNHVETFSTSREQQQEDHRAKRSHHCPHCEEIFPILSKLKIHLKIHAGENLYFCTDGGKNFTTSKAVQQRAHTGEKPYSCSDCGKSFTRLGDLKIHERIHTGEKPYSCSNCVKCFTTSGELKVHQRTHTGEKPYFCSNCRASFSQLGNLKQHERIHTGEKPYSCSDCGKCFTTSGELKVHQRTHTGDKPYFCSDCRASFSQLGNLKQHERIHTGEKPYSCSDCGNSFSRLGHFKTHEHIHTGEKPYSCSDCGKSFSRRGDLKIHERIHTGEKPYSCSNCVKCFTTSGELKVHRRTHTGEKPYSCSDCRASFCQLSHLKQHERIHTGEKPYSCSDCRKSFSQSSHLKQHERIHTGEKSYSCSDCGKCFTTSSELKVHQRTHTGEKPYFCSDCRASFSQLGNLKQHERIHTGEKPYSCSDCGANFSQPCNLKNHERIHTGEKPYSCSDCRKSFSQMGHLKRHQGIHKGE; this is encoded by the exons GACGACTCAGATTAAGTCTGAGGccggtaacatcaacagtgaggacaaacccagcctgcctctctccttccacacggagtccaaacctacagtcactgggtcctgattgtgaaagtggagcccagtttgcactgcatgatccagagatggcatcagtgaagctggaagactgcagtcaaacactggagctgaatgtcaacattaaagatgaagaggtggaggagaagattgggaaaTCTGTTTCTCATG gaaaccatgttgagacattctctacatcgagagagcaacagcaggaagatcacagagctaagaggtctcaccactgcccacattgtgaggaGATTTTCCCAATTCTATCAAAGTTAAAAATACACCTAAAAATACATGCAGGAGAGAATCTGTATTTCTGCACTGACGGTGGGAAGAATTTCACAACATCAAAGGCAGTTCAACAGAGagcgcacacaggagagaagccttactcctgctctgactgtggaaagagtttcactCGACTGGGCGACCTAAAAAtacatgaacgtatacatacaggagagaagccttactcctgctctaattgtgtaaaatgcttcacaacatcaggtgagctaaaagttcatcagagaacacacacaggagagaagccttacttctgctctAACTGTAGGGCGAGTTTCTCTCAACTGGGAAACTTAAAACAACAtgaacgtatacacacaggagagaagccttactcctgctctgactgtggaaaatgcttcacaacatcaggtgagctaaaagttcatcagagaacacacacaggagacaagccttacttctgctctgactgtagGGCGAGTTTCTCTCAACTGGGAAACTTAAAACAACAtgaacgtatacacacaggagagaagccttattcctgctctgactgtggaaatagTTTCTCTCGACTGGGCCACTTTAAAACACATGAACATATACATACAGgcgagaagccttactcctgctctgactgtggaaagagtttctctcgacGGGGCGACCTAAAAAtacatgaacgtatacatacaggagagaagccttactcctgctctaattgtgtaaaatgcttcacaacatcaggtgagctaaaagttcatcggagaacacacacaggagagaagccatactcctgctctgactgtaggGCGAGTTTCTGTCAACTGAGCCACCTAAAACAGCAtgaacgtatacacacaggagagaagccttactcctgctctgactgtaggAAGAGTTTCTCTCAATCGAGCCACCTAAAACAACATGAACGTATACACACGGGAGAAAagtcttactcctgctctgactgcggaaaatgcttcacaacatcatctgagctaaaagttcatcagagaacacacacaggagagaagccttacttctgctctgactgtagGGCGAGTTTCTCTCAACTTGGAAACTTAAAACAACAtgaacgtatacacacaggagagaagccttactcctgctctgactgtggggcgAATTTCTCTCAACCGTGCAACCTAAAAAATCAtgaacgtatacacacaggagagaagccttattccTGCTCTGACTGTAGGAAGAGTTTCTCTCAAATGGGCCACTTAAAAAGACACCAAGGTATACATAAAGGAGAGTAG